In one window of Ovis aries strain OAR_USU_Benz2616 breed Rambouillet chromosome 5, ARS-UI_Ramb_v3.0, whole genome shotgun sequence DNA:
- the PLPPR3 gene encoding phospholipid phosphatase-related protein type 3 isoform X2, translated as MISTKDKNKSPKDSMTLLPCFYFVELPIVASSIVSLYFLELTDLFKPAKVGFQCYDRTLSMPYVETSEELIPLLMLLSLAFAAPAASIMVGEGMLYCLQSRLWGRSGGLGGPEGSIHAGGCNFNSFLRRTVRFVGVHVFGLCATALVTDVIQLATGYHAPFFLTVCKPNYTLLGTSCEANPYITQDICSGHDTHAILSARKTFPSQHATLSAFAAVYVSVSAVPHPRCAIGANCPDHPPVPRQMYFNSVISDTTKLLKPILVFSFAIAAGVCGLTQITQYRSHPVDVYAGFLIGAGIAAYLACHAVGNFQAPPAERPVAPVPTKDALRALTQRGHDSVYQQNKSVSTDELGPPSRLEGMPRPVARDKTSLGSLKRASVDVDLLAPRSPMGKENMVTFSHTLPRVSTPSLDDPARRHMTIHVPLDASRSKQLISEWKQKSLEGRGLGLPDEGSPAHLRAPAEPMAEEEEEEEEEEEEEGEEGGPAPPSLYPTVQARPGLGPRVILPPRAGPQPLVHIPEEGAQAAAGLSPNSSAAVRAKWLMMAEKSGAAVATASAQPCMANPPRLLQVIAMSKAPGAPGPKAAETASSSSASSDSSQYRSPSDRDSASIVTIDAHAPHHPVVHLSAGNGPWEWKAAGVGAKGVEGEGGYELGDLARNFRGGAKPPGISPGSSVSDVDQEEPRFGAVATVNLATGEGLPPLGAVDGVLGPGSRESTLRRKAGPALGDREAAEAEAESYYRKMQAARRFKD; from the exons ATGATCTCAACCAAGGACAAGAATAAAAGCCCGAAGGACAGCATGACGCTTCTGCCCTGCTTCTACTTCGTGGAG CTGCCCATAGTGGCATCCTCCATCGTGTCCCTCTACTTCCTGGAGCTGACCGACCTCTTCAAGCCGGCTAAGGTGGGCTTCCAGTGCTACGACCGCACGCTGTCCATGCCCTACGTGGAGACAAGTGAAGAGCTCATCCCACTGCTCATGCTCCTCAGCTTGGCCTTTGCTGCGCCCGCAGCTTCA ATCATGGTGGGCGAGGGCATGCTGTACTGTCTACAGTCCCGGCTGTGGGGCCGCAGCGGGGGCCTGGGCGGGCCTGAGGGCAGCATCCACGCCGGTGGCTGCAACTTCAACTCCTTCCTTCGGCGGACAGTGCGCTTTGTAG GTGTCCACGTGTTTGGCCTGTGTGCCACGGCCCTGGTGACCGACGTGATCCAGCTGGCCACGGGCTATCACGCACCCTTCTTCCTGACTGTCTGCAAACCCAACTACACCCTGCTGGGCACATCGTGTGAAGCCAATCCCTACATCACACAGGATATTTGCTCTGGCCATGACACCCATGCCATCCTGTCTGCCCG GAAGACCTTCCCATCCCAGCATGCCACTCTGTCTGCCTTTGCTGCTGTCTATGTGTCGGTGAGTGCTGTCCCACACCCCAGATGCGCCATAGGGGCCAACTGCCCTGACCACCCACCTGTCCCCCGGCAGATGTACTTCAACTCGGTCATCTCAGACACCACCAAGCTGCTGAAGCCCATCCTGGTGTTCTCCTTCGCCATTGCAGCGGGCGTCTGCGGCCTCACTCAGATCACGCAGTACCGCAGCCATCCGGTGGACGTCTACGCAGGCTTCCTCATTGGGGCCGGCATAGCAGCCTACCTG GCCTGCCATGCAGTGGGCAACTTCCAGGCCCCACCGGCAGAGAGACCAGTGGCCCCAGTGCCAACTAAGGACGCACTAAGGGCCCTGACCCAGCGGGGCCACGACTCAGTGTACCAGCAGAACAAGTCTGTGAGCACTGATGAGCTAGGTCCGCCCAGCCGGCTGGAGGGTATGCCCCGGCCCGTGGCCCGCGACAAGACCTCACTGGGCAGCCTAAAGCGGGCCAGTGTGGATGTGGACCTGCTTGCTCCTCGCAGCCCCATGGGCAAGGAGAACATGGTGACCTTCAGCCACACACTGCCCCGTGTTAGCACGCCCTCGCTAGACGACCCCGCCCGCCGCCACATGACCATCCACGTTCCACTGGACGCTTCCCGCTCCAAGCAGCTCATTAGTGAATGGAAGCAGAAGTCGCTGGAGGGCCGAGGCCTGGGGCTACCAGATGAGGGTAGCCCTGCACACCTGCGGGCACCCGCAGAGCCCAtggctgaggaggaagaggaggaggaggaagaggaggaggaggagggggaggaagggggtcCAGCACCTCCCTCACTGTACCCCACAGTCCAGGCTCGGCCAGGGCTTGGGCCACGTGTCATCCTGCCGCCTCGGGCCGGACCGCAACCTCTGGTTCACATCCCTGAGGAGGGGGCCCAGGCAGCAGCTGGCCTGTCCCCCAATAGCAGTGCAGCTGTACGGGCCAAGTGGCTCATGATGGCTGAGAAGAGTGGAGCCGCAGTGGCCACGGCCTCGGCCCAGCCCTGCATGGCCAACCCGCCCCGGCTGCTGCAGGTCATTGCCATGTCCAAGGCTCCAGGTGCACCTGGCCCCAAGGCAGCCGAGACGGCTTCCTCATCCAGTGCCAGCTCTGACTCCTCCCAGTACAGGTCACCCTCTGACCGCGACTCTGCCAGCATCGTCACCATCGATGCACATGCACCCCACCACCCTGTGGTCCACCTGTCCGCGGGTAATGGGCCCTGGGAGTGGAAGGCGGCAGGAGTCGGGGCCaagggggtggagggagagggtggctATGAGTTGGGAGACCTGGCCCGCAACTTCCGCGGTGGGGCCAAGCCCCCGGGCATCTCCCCAGGCTCATCAGTCAGCGACGTGGACCAGGAGGAGCCACGGTTTGGGGCCGTGGCCACTGTCAACCTGGCCACGGGTGAGGGGCTGCCCCCACTGGGCGCAGTCGATGGTGTGCTGGGACCAGGCAGCCGGGAGTCGACGCTGCGGCGCAAAGCAGGCCCAGCGCTTGGTGATCGGGAAGCAGCAGAGGCCGAGGCTGAGAGCTACTACCGGAAGATGCAGGCTGCGCGCAGGTTCAAGgactga
- the PLPPR3 gene encoding phospholipid phosphatase-related protein type 3 isoform X4, with product MISTKDKNKSPKDSMTLLPCFYFVELPIVASSIVSLYFLELTDLFKPAKVGFQCYDRTLSMPYVETSEELIPLLMLLSLAFAAPAASIMVGEGMLYCLQSRLWGRSGGLGGPEGSIHAGGCNFNSFLRRTVRFVGVHVFGLCATALVTDVIQLATGYHAPFFLTVCKPNYTLLGTSCEANPYITQDICSGHDTHAILSARKTFPSQHATLSAFAAVYVSMYFNSVISDTTKLLKPILVFSFAIAAGVCGLTQITQYRSHPVDVYAGFLIGAGIAAYLACHAVGNFQAPPAERPVAPVPTKDALRALTQRGHDSVYQQNKSVSTDELGPPSRLEGMPRPVARDKTSLGSLKRASVDVDLLAPRSPMGKENMVTFSHTLPRVSTPSLDDPARRHMTIHVPLDASRSKQLISEWKQKSLEGRGLGLPDEGSPAHLRAPAEPMAEEEEEEEEEEEEEGEEGGPAPPSLYPTVQARPGLGPRVILPPRAGPQPLVHIPEEGAQAAAGLSPNSSAAVRAKWLMMAEKSGAAVATASAQPCMANPPRLLQVIAMSKAPGAPGPKAAETASSSSASSDSSQYRSPSDRDSASIVTIDAHAPHHPVVHLSAGNGPWEWKAAGVGAKGVEGEGGYELGDLARNFRGGAKPPGISPGSSVSDVDQEEPRFGAVATVNLATGEGLPPLGAVDGVLGPGSRESTLRRKAGPALGDREAAEAEAESYYRKMQAARRFKD from the exons ATGATCTCAACCAAGGACAAGAATAAAAGCCCGAAGGACAGCATGACGCTTCTGCCCTGCTTCTACTTCGTGGAG CTGCCCATAGTGGCATCCTCCATCGTGTCCCTCTACTTCCTGGAGCTGACCGACCTCTTCAAGCCGGCTAAGGTGGGCTTCCAGTGCTACGACCGCACGCTGTCCATGCCCTACGTGGAGACAAGTGAAGAGCTCATCCCACTGCTCATGCTCCTCAGCTTGGCCTTTGCTGCGCCCGCAGCTTCA ATCATGGTGGGCGAGGGCATGCTGTACTGTCTACAGTCCCGGCTGTGGGGCCGCAGCGGGGGCCTGGGCGGGCCTGAGGGCAGCATCCACGCCGGTGGCTGCAACTTCAACTCCTTCCTTCGGCGGACAGTGCGCTTTGTAG GTGTCCACGTGTTTGGCCTGTGTGCCACGGCCCTGGTGACCGACGTGATCCAGCTGGCCACGGGCTATCACGCACCCTTCTTCCTGACTGTCTGCAAACCCAACTACACCCTGCTGGGCACATCGTGTGAAGCCAATCCCTACATCACACAGGATATTTGCTCTGGCCATGACACCCATGCCATCCTGTCTGCCCG GAAGACCTTCCCATCCCAGCATGCCACTCTGTCTGCCTTTGCTGCTGTCTATGTGTCG ATGTACTTCAACTCGGTCATCTCAGACACCACCAAGCTGCTGAAGCCCATCCTGGTGTTCTCCTTCGCCATTGCAGCGGGCGTCTGCGGCCTCACTCAGATCACGCAGTACCGCAGCCATCCGGTGGACGTCTACGCAGGCTTCCTCATTGGGGCCGGCATAGCAGCCTACCTG GCCTGCCATGCAGTGGGCAACTTCCAGGCCCCACCGGCAGAGAGACCAGTGGCCCCAGTGCCAACTAAGGACGCACTAAGGGCCCTGACCCAGCGGGGCCACGACTCAGTGTACCAGCAGAACAAGTCTGTGAGCACTGATGAGCTAGGTCCGCCCAGCCGGCTGGAGGGTATGCCCCGGCCCGTGGCCCGCGACAAGACCTCACTGGGCAGCCTAAAGCGGGCCAGTGTGGATGTGGACCTGCTTGCTCCTCGCAGCCCCATGGGCAAGGAGAACATGGTGACCTTCAGCCACACACTGCCCCGTGTTAGCACGCCCTCGCTAGACGACCCCGCCCGCCGCCACATGACCATCCACGTTCCACTGGACGCTTCCCGCTCCAAGCAGCTCATTAGTGAATGGAAGCAGAAGTCGCTGGAGGGCCGAGGCCTGGGGCTACCAGATGAGGGTAGCCCTGCACACCTGCGGGCACCCGCAGAGCCCAtggctgaggaggaagaggaggaggaggaagaggaggaggaggagggggaggaagggggtcCAGCACCTCCCTCACTGTACCCCACAGTCCAGGCTCGGCCAGGGCTTGGGCCACGTGTCATCCTGCCGCCTCGGGCCGGACCGCAACCTCTGGTTCACATCCCTGAGGAGGGGGCCCAGGCAGCAGCTGGCCTGTCCCCCAATAGCAGTGCAGCTGTACGGGCCAAGTGGCTCATGATGGCTGAGAAGAGTGGAGCCGCAGTGGCCACGGCCTCGGCCCAGCCCTGCATGGCCAACCCGCCCCGGCTGCTGCAGGTCATTGCCATGTCCAAGGCTCCAGGTGCACCTGGCCCCAAGGCAGCCGAGACGGCTTCCTCATCCAGTGCCAGCTCTGACTCCTCCCAGTACAGGTCACCCTCTGACCGCGACTCTGCCAGCATCGTCACCATCGATGCACATGCACCCCACCACCCTGTGGTCCACCTGTCCGCGGGTAATGGGCCCTGGGAGTGGAAGGCGGCAGGAGTCGGGGCCaagggggtggagggagagggtggctATGAGTTGGGAGACCTGGCCCGCAACTTCCGCGGTGGGGCCAAGCCCCCGGGCATCTCCCCAGGCTCATCAGTCAGCGACGTGGACCAGGAGGAGCCACGGTTTGGGGCCGTGGCCACTGTCAACCTGGCCACGGGTGAGGGGCTGCCCCCACTGGGCGCAGTCGATGGTGTGCTGGGACCAGGCAGCCGGGAGTCGACGCTGCGGCGCAAAGCAGGCCCAGCGCTTGGTGATCGGGAAGCAGCAGAGGCCGAGGCTGAGAGCTACTACCGGAAGATGCAGGCTGCGCGCAGGTTCAAGgactga
- the PLPPR3 gene encoding phospholipid phosphatase-related protein type 3 isoform X5 has product MPYVETSEELIPLLMLLSLAFAAPAASIMVGEGMLYCLQSRLWGRSGGLGGPEGSIHAGGCNFNSFLRRTVRFVGVHVFGLCATALVTDVIQLATGYHAPFFLTVCKPNYTLLGTSCEANPYITQDICSGHDTHAILSARKTFPSQHATLSAFAAVYVSMYFNSVISDTTKLLKPILVFSFAIAAGVCGLTQITQYRSHPVDVYAGFLIGAGIAAYLACHAVGNFQAPPAERPVAPVPTKDALRALTQRGHDSVYQQNKSVSTDELGPPSRLEGMPRPVARDKTSLGSLKRASVDVDLLAPRSPMGKENMVTFSHTLPRVSTPSLDDPARRHMTIHVPLDASRSKQLISEWKQKSLEGRGLGLPDEGSPAHLRAPAEPMAEEEEEEEEEEEEEGEEGGPAPPSLYPTVQARPGLGPRVILPPRAGPQPLVHIPEEGAQAAAGLSPNSSAAVRAKWLMMAEKSGAAVATASAQPCMANPPRLLQVIAMSKAPGAPGPKAAETASSSSASSDSSQYRSPSDRDSASIVTIDAHAPHHPVVHLSAGNGPWEWKAAGVGAKGVEGEGGYELGDLARNFRGGAKPPGISPGSSVSDVDQEEPRFGAVATVNLATGEGLPPLGAVDGVLGPGSRESTLRRKAGPALGDREAAEAEAESYYRKMQAARRFKD; this is encoded by the exons ATGCCCTACGTGGAGACAAGTGAAGAGCTCATCCCACTGCTCATGCTCCTCAGCTTGGCCTTTGCTGCGCCCGCAGCTTCA ATCATGGTGGGCGAGGGCATGCTGTACTGTCTACAGTCCCGGCTGTGGGGCCGCAGCGGGGGCCTGGGCGGGCCTGAGGGCAGCATCCACGCCGGTGGCTGCAACTTCAACTCCTTCCTTCGGCGGACAGTGCGCTTTGTAG GTGTCCACGTGTTTGGCCTGTGTGCCACGGCCCTGGTGACCGACGTGATCCAGCTGGCCACGGGCTATCACGCACCCTTCTTCCTGACTGTCTGCAAACCCAACTACACCCTGCTGGGCACATCGTGTGAAGCCAATCCCTACATCACACAGGATATTTGCTCTGGCCATGACACCCATGCCATCCTGTCTGCCCG GAAGACCTTCCCATCCCAGCATGCCACTCTGTCTGCCTTTGCTGCTGTCTATGTGTCG ATGTACTTCAACTCGGTCATCTCAGACACCACCAAGCTGCTGAAGCCCATCCTGGTGTTCTCCTTCGCCATTGCAGCGGGCGTCTGCGGCCTCACTCAGATCACGCAGTACCGCAGCCATCCGGTGGACGTCTACGCAGGCTTCCTCATTGGGGCCGGCATAGCAGCCTACCTG GCCTGCCATGCAGTGGGCAACTTCCAGGCCCCACCGGCAGAGAGACCAGTGGCCCCAGTGCCAACTAAGGACGCACTAAGGGCCCTGACCCAGCGGGGCCACGACTCAGTGTACCAGCAGAACAAGTCTGTGAGCACTGATGAGCTAGGTCCGCCCAGCCGGCTGGAGGGTATGCCCCGGCCCGTGGCCCGCGACAAGACCTCACTGGGCAGCCTAAAGCGGGCCAGTGTGGATGTGGACCTGCTTGCTCCTCGCAGCCCCATGGGCAAGGAGAACATGGTGACCTTCAGCCACACACTGCCCCGTGTTAGCACGCCCTCGCTAGACGACCCCGCCCGCCGCCACATGACCATCCACGTTCCACTGGACGCTTCCCGCTCCAAGCAGCTCATTAGTGAATGGAAGCAGAAGTCGCTGGAGGGCCGAGGCCTGGGGCTACCAGATGAGGGTAGCCCTGCACACCTGCGGGCACCCGCAGAGCCCAtggctgaggaggaagaggaggaggaggaagaggaggaggaggagggggaggaagggggtcCAGCACCTCCCTCACTGTACCCCACAGTCCAGGCTCGGCCAGGGCTTGGGCCACGTGTCATCCTGCCGCCTCGGGCCGGACCGCAACCTCTGGTTCACATCCCTGAGGAGGGGGCCCAGGCAGCAGCTGGCCTGTCCCCCAATAGCAGTGCAGCTGTACGGGCCAAGTGGCTCATGATGGCTGAGAAGAGTGGAGCCGCAGTGGCCACGGCCTCGGCCCAGCCCTGCATGGCCAACCCGCCCCGGCTGCTGCAGGTCATTGCCATGTCCAAGGCTCCAGGTGCACCTGGCCCCAAGGCAGCCGAGACGGCTTCCTCATCCAGTGCCAGCTCTGACTCCTCCCAGTACAGGTCACCCTCTGACCGCGACTCTGCCAGCATCGTCACCATCGATGCACATGCACCCCACCACCCTGTGGTCCACCTGTCCGCGGGTAATGGGCCCTGGGAGTGGAAGGCGGCAGGAGTCGGGGCCaagggggtggagggagagggtggctATGAGTTGGGAGACCTGGCCCGCAACTTCCGCGGTGGGGCCAAGCCCCCGGGCATCTCCCCAGGCTCATCAGTCAGCGACGTGGACCAGGAGGAGCCACGGTTTGGGGCCGTGGCCACTGTCAACCTGGCCACGGGTGAGGGGCTGCCCCCACTGGGCGCAGTCGATGGTGTGCTGGGACCAGGCAGCCGGGAGTCGACGCTGCGGCGCAAAGCAGGCCCAGCGCTTGGTGATCGGGAAGCAGCAGAGGCCGAGGCTGAGAGCTACTACCGGAAGATGCAGGCTGCGCGCAGGTTCAAGgactga
- the PLPPR3 gene encoding phospholipid phosphatase-related protein type 3 isoform X3 → MQGSAALSPPTTVCGAPGTMISTKDKNKSPKDSMTLLPCFYFVELPIVASSIVSLYFLELTDLFKPAKVGFQCYDRTLSMPYVETSEELIPLLMLLSLAFAAPAASIMVGEGMLYCLQSRLWGRSGGLGGPEGSIHAGGCNFNSFLRRTVRFVGVHVFGLCATALVTDVIQLATGYHAPFFLTVCKPNYTLLGTSCEANPYITQDICSGHDTHAILSARKTFPSQHATLSAFAAVYVSMYFNSVISDTTKLLKPILVFSFAIAAGVCGLTQITQYRSHPVDVYAGFLIGAGIAAYLACHAVGNFQAPPAERPVAPVPTKDALRALTQRGHDSVYQQNKSVSTDELGPPSRLEGMPRPVARDKTSLGSLKRASVDVDLLAPRSPMGKENMVTFSHTLPRVSTPSLDDPARRHMTIHVPLDASRSKQLISEWKQKSLEGRGLGLPDEGSPAHLRAPAEPMAEEEEEEEEEEEEEGEEGGPAPPSLYPTVQARPGLGPRVILPPRAGPQPLVHIPEEGAQAAAGLSPNSSAAVRAKWLMMAEKSGAAVATASAQPCMANPPRLLQVIAMSKAPGAPGPKAAETASSSSASSDSSQYRSPSDRDSASIVTIDAHAPHHPVVHLSAGNGPWEWKAAGVGAKGVEGEGGYELGDLARNFRGGAKPPGISPGSSVSDVDQEEPRFGAVATVNLATGEGLPPLGAVDGVLGPGSRESTLRRKAGPALGDREAAEAEAESYYRKMQAARRFKD, encoded by the exons ATGCAGGGCAG cgCGGCTTTGTCCCCTCCAACTACGGTTTGTGGCGCCCCCGGCACCATGATCTCAACCAAGGACAAGAATAAAAGCCCGAAGGACAGCATGACGCTTCTGCCCTGCTTCTACTTCGTGGAG CTGCCCATAGTGGCATCCTCCATCGTGTCCCTCTACTTCCTGGAGCTGACCGACCTCTTCAAGCCGGCTAAGGTGGGCTTCCAGTGCTACGACCGCACGCTGTCCATGCCCTACGTGGAGACAAGTGAAGAGCTCATCCCACTGCTCATGCTCCTCAGCTTGGCCTTTGCTGCGCCCGCAGCTTCA ATCATGGTGGGCGAGGGCATGCTGTACTGTCTACAGTCCCGGCTGTGGGGCCGCAGCGGGGGCCTGGGCGGGCCTGAGGGCAGCATCCACGCCGGTGGCTGCAACTTCAACTCCTTCCTTCGGCGGACAGTGCGCTTTGTAG GTGTCCACGTGTTTGGCCTGTGTGCCACGGCCCTGGTGACCGACGTGATCCAGCTGGCCACGGGCTATCACGCACCCTTCTTCCTGACTGTCTGCAAACCCAACTACACCCTGCTGGGCACATCGTGTGAAGCCAATCCCTACATCACACAGGATATTTGCTCTGGCCATGACACCCATGCCATCCTGTCTGCCCG GAAGACCTTCCCATCCCAGCATGCCACTCTGTCTGCCTTTGCTGCTGTCTATGTGTCG ATGTACTTCAACTCGGTCATCTCAGACACCACCAAGCTGCTGAAGCCCATCCTGGTGTTCTCCTTCGCCATTGCAGCGGGCGTCTGCGGCCTCACTCAGATCACGCAGTACCGCAGCCATCCGGTGGACGTCTACGCAGGCTTCCTCATTGGGGCCGGCATAGCAGCCTACCTG GCCTGCCATGCAGTGGGCAACTTCCAGGCCCCACCGGCAGAGAGACCAGTGGCCCCAGTGCCAACTAAGGACGCACTAAGGGCCCTGACCCAGCGGGGCCACGACTCAGTGTACCAGCAGAACAAGTCTGTGAGCACTGATGAGCTAGGTCCGCCCAGCCGGCTGGAGGGTATGCCCCGGCCCGTGGCCCGCGACAAGACCTCACTGGGCAGCCTAAAGCGGGCCAGTGTGGATGTGGACCTGCTTGCTCCTCGCAGCCCCATGGGCAAGGAGAACATGGTGACCTTCAGCCACACACTGCCCCGTGTTAGCACGCCCTCGCTAGACGACCCCGCCCGCCGCCACATGACCATCCACGTTCCACTGGACGCTTCCCGCTCCAAGCAGCTCATTAGTGAATGGAAGCAGAAGTCGCTGGAGGGCCGAGGCCTGGGGCTACCAGATGAGGGTAGCCCTGCACACCTGCGGGCACCCGCAGAGCCCAtggctgaggaggaagaggaggaggaggaagaggaggaggaggagggggaggaagggggtcCAGCACCTCCCTCACTGTACCCCACAGTCCAGGCTCGGCCAGGGCTTGGGCCACGTGTCATCCTGCCGCCTCGGGCCGGACCGCAACCTCTGGTTCACATCCCTGAGGAGGGGGCCCAGGCAGCAGCTGGCCTGTCCCCCAATAGCAGTGCAGCTGTACGGGCCAAGTGGCTCATGATGGCTGAGAAGAGTGGAGCCGCAGTGGCCACGGCCTCGGCCCAGCCCTGCATGGCCAACCCGCCCCGGCTGCTGCAGGTCATTGCCATGTCCAAGGCTCCAGGTGCACCTGGCCCCAAGGCAGCCGAGACGGCTTCCTCATCCAGTGCCAGCTCTGACTCCTCCCAGTACAGGTCACCCTCTGACCGCGACTCTGCCAGCATCGTCACCATCGATGCACATGCACCCCACCACCCTGTGGTCCACCTGTCCGCGGGTAATGGGCCCTGGGAGTGGAAGGCGGCAGGAGTCGGGGCCaagggggtggagggagagggtggctATGAGTTGGGAGACCTGGCCCGCAACTTCCGCGGTGGGGCCAAGCCCCCGGGCATCTCCCCAGGCTCATCAGTCAGCGACGTGGACCAGGAGGAGCCACGGTTTGGGGCCGTGGCCACTGTCAACCTGGCCACGGGTGAGGGGCTGCCCCCACTGGGCGCAGTCGATGGTGTGCTGGGACCAGGCAGCCGGGAGTCGACGCTGCGGCGCAAAGCAGGCCCAGCGCTTGGTGATCGGGAAGCAGCAGAGGCCGAGGCTGAGAGCTACTACCGGAAGATGCAGGCTGCGCGCAGGTTCAAGgactga
- the PLPPR3 gene encoding phospholipid phosphatase-related protein type 3 isoform X1 produces the protein MQGSAALSPPTTVCGAPGTMISTKDKNKSPKDSMTLLPCFYFVELPIVASSIVSLYFLELTDLFKPAKVGFQCYDRTLSMPYVETSEELIPLLMLLSLAFAAPAASIMVGEGMLYCLQSRLWGRSGGLGGPEGSIHAGGCNFNSFLRRTVRFVGVHVFGLCATALVTDVIQLATGYHAPFFLTVCKPNYTLLGTSCEANPYITQDICSGHDTHAILSARKTFPSQHATLSAFAAVYVSVSAVPHPRCAIGANCPDHPPVPRQMYFNSVISDTTKLLKPILVFSFAIAAGVCGLTQITQYRSHPVDVYAGFLIGAGIAAYLACHAVGNFQAPPAERPVAPVPTKDALRALTQRGHDSVYQQNKSVSTDELGPPSRLEGMPRPVARDKTSLGSLKRASVDVDLLAPRSPMGKENMVTFSHTLPRVSTPSLDDPARRHMTIHVPLDASRSKQLISEWKQKSLEGRGLGLPDEGSPAHLRAPAEPMAEEEEEEEEEEEEEGEEGGPAPPSLYPTVQARPGLGPRVILPPRAGPQPLVHIPEEGAQAAAGLSPNSSAAVRAKWLMMAEKSGAAVATASAQPCMANPPRLLQVIAMSKAPGAPGPKAAETASSSSASSDSSQYRSPSDRDSASIVTIDAHAPHHPVVHLSAGNGPWEWKAAGVGAKGVEGEGGYELGDLARNFRGGAKPPGISPGSSVSDVDQEEPRFGAVATVNLATGEGLPPLGAVDGVLGPGSRESTLRRKAGPALGDREAAEAEAESYYRKMQAARRFKD, from the exons ATGCAGGGCAG cgCGGCTTTGTCCCCTCCAACTACGGTTTGTGGCGCCCCCGGCACCATGATCTCAACCAAGGACAAGAATAAAAGCCCGAAGGACAGCATGACGCTTCTGCCCTGCTTCTACTTCGTGGAG CTGCCCATAGTGGCATCCTCCATCGTGTCCCTCTACTTCCTGGAGCTGACCGACCTCTTCAAGCCGGCTAAGGTGGGCTTCCAGTGCTACGACCGCACGCTGTCCATGCCCTACGTGGAGACAAGTGAAGAGCTCATCCCACTGCTCATGCTCCTCAGCTTGGCCTTTGCTGCGCCCGCAGCTTCA ATCATGGTGGGCGAGGGCATGCTGTACTGTCTACAGTCCCGGCTGTGGGGCCGCAGCGGGGGCCTGGGCGGGCCTGAGGGCAGCATCCACGCCGGTGGCTGCAACTTCAACTCCTTCCTTCGGCGGACAGTGCGCTTTGTAG GTGTCCACGTGTTTGGCCTGTGTGCCACGGCCCTGGTGACCGACGTGATCCAGCTGGCCACGGGCTATCACGCACCCTTCTTCCTGACTGTCTGCAAACCCAACTACACCCTGCTGGGCACATCGTGTGAAGCCAATCCCTACATCACACAGGATATTTGCTCTGGCCATGACACCCATGCCATCCTGTCTGCCCG GAAGACCTTCCCATCCCAGCATGCCACTCTGTCTGCCTTTGCTGCTGTCTATGTGTCGGTGAGTGCTGTCCCACACCCCAGATGCGCCATAGGGGCCAACTGCCCTGACCACCCACCTGTCCCCCGGCAGATGTACTTCAACTCGGTCATCTCAGACACCACCAAGCTGCTGAAGCCCATCCTGGTGTTCTCCTTCGCCATTGCAGCGGGCGTCTGCGGCCTCACTCAGATCACGCAGTACCGCAGCCATCCGGTGGACGTCTACGCAGGCTTCCTCATTGGGGCCGGCATAGCAGCCTACCTG GCCTGCCATGCAGTGGGCAACTTCCAGGCCCCACCGGCAGAGAGACCAGTGGCCCCAGTGCCAACTAAGGACGCACTAAGGGCCCTGACCCAGCGGGGCCACGACTCAGTGTACCAGCAGAACAAGTCTGTGAGCACTGATGAGCTAGGTCCGCCCAGCCGGCTGGAGGGTATGCCCCGGCCCGTGGCCCGCGACAAGACCTCACTGGGCAGCCTAAAGCGGGCCAGTGTGGATGTGGACCTGCTTGCTCCTCGCAGCCCCATGGGCAAGGAGAACATGGTGACCTTCAGCCACACACTGCCCCGTGTTAGCACGCCCTCGCTAGACGACCCCGCCCGCCGCCACATGACCATCCACGTTCCACTGGACGCTTCCCGCTCCAAGCAGCTCATTAGTGAATGGAAGCAGAAGTCGCTGGAGGGCCGAGGCCTGGGGCTACCAGATGAGGGTAGCCCTGCACACCTGCGGGCACCCGCAGAGCCCAtggctgaggaggaagaggaggaggaggaagaggaggaggaggagggggaggaagggggtcCAGCACCTCCCTCACTGTACCCCACAGTCCAGGCTCGGCCAGGGCTTGGGCCACGTGTCATCCTGCCGCCTCGGGCCGGACCGCAACCTCTGGTTCACATCCCTGAGGAGGGGGCCCAGGCAGCAGCTGGCCTGTCCCCCAATAGCAGTGCAGCTGTACGGGCCAAGTGGCTCATGATGGCTGAGAAGAGTGGAGCCGCAGTGGCCACGGCCTCGGCCCAGCCCTGCATGGCCAACCCGCCCCGGCTGCTGCAGGTCATTGCCATGTCCAAGGCTCCAGGTGCACCTGGCCCCAAGGCAGCCGAGACGGCTTCCTCATCCAGTGCCAGCTCTGACTCCTCCCAGTACAGGTCACCCTCTGACCGCGACTCTGCCAGCATCGTCACCATCGATGCACATGCACCCCACCACCCTGTGGTCCACCTGTCCGCGGGTAATGGGCCCTGGGAGTGGAAGGCGGCAGGAGTCGGGGCCaagggggtggagggagagggtggctATGAGTTGGGAGACCTGGCCCGCAACTTCCGCGGTGGGGCCAAGCCCCCGGGCATCTCCCCAGGCTCATCAGTCAGCGACGTGGACCAGGAGGAGCCACGGTTTGGGGCCGTGGCCACTGTCAACCTGGCCACGGGTGAGGGGCTGCCCCCACTGGGCGCAGTCGATGGTGTGCTGGGACCAGGCAGCCGGGAGTCGACGCTGCGGCGCAAAGCAGGCCCAGCGCTTGGTGATCGGGAAGCAGCAGAGGCCGAGGCTGAGAGCTACTACCGGAAGATGCAGGCTGCGCGCAGGTTCAAGgactga